In Flavobacterium endoglycinae, one DNA window encodes the following:
- a CDS encoding response regulator transcription factor produces MKLLIVEDEPNLLSILRKGFAENNNEVSVALDGKTALEMIHNYNFDVVVLDVMLPDINGIEICRRLRASKNFVPILLLTALGTSENIVTGLNSGADDYLVKPFKFGELDARVNALHRRAHQETDKIDVITIGDLEINGRAKTVKRDGEPIILTAKEFKLLYYLGKNAGRIVSRDQILDNVWDINFDMNTNVVDVYITYLRKKIDKPYTTKLIHTMKGLGYVIKQ; encoded by the coding sequence ATGAAGTTACTAATAGTCGAAGACGAGCCAAATCTTTTGTCGATTTTACGTAAAGGATTTGCAGAAAATAATAACGAAGTAAGCGTGGCACTCGATGGCAAAACTGCCCTTGAGATGATCCACAATTATAACTTTGATGTTGTCGTTTTAGACGTTATGTTACCGGATATTAACGGAATCGAAATTTGCAGAAGACTTCGCGCCAGCAAGAATTTTGTGCCTATTTTGCTTTTAACTGCTTTAGGAACTTCAGAAAATATTGTAACCGGTCTTAATTCTGGTGCTGATGATTATCTGGTAAAGCCTTTTAAATTTGGTGAACTTGACGCAAGAGTTAATGCCTTACACCGAAGAGCACATCAGGAAACCGATAAAATTGACGTTATTACTATTGGTGATTTAGAAATAAACGGACGTGCCAAAACTGTAAAAAGAGACGGCGAACCTATTATTTTAACGGCAAAAGAGTTCAAATTACTGTATTATCTCGGAAAAAACGCCGGAAGAATTGTTTCAAGAGATCAGATTTTGGATAATGTCTGGGATATTAATTTTGATATGAACACCAATGTGGTCGATGTTTATATCACTTACCTGAGAAAAAAAATAGATAAACCGTATACCACCAAACTTATTCATACCATGAAAGGTTTAGGTTATGTTATAAAACAATAA
- a CDS encoding outer membrane beta-barrel protein produces the protein MKQYSLLVALFLSVMGMQAQDARSFSLNLYGGYNFSDDLDYDGYRATVEDGFQYGAGFEYFFSTNNSVEVKYLRADTKIPFYGPAGNQLNAGDDKGAFNYVLADYTHYFDTGSNLLPYLGAGAGVGIVETPQSGSGTYFAWDVKGGVKIKTASLVSVNINAYLESMSAAVGNSYYWTSFGPVGVEDYVSTFQFGLGAVLSFNFKN, from the coding sequence ATGAAACAGTACAGTTTATTAGTTGCTTTATTCCTATCGGTGATGGGAATGCAGGCTCAGGATGCAAGGTCTTTTTCACTTAATTTGTATGGTGGATATAATTTTTCAGACGACCTTGATTATGATGGTTATCGTGCAACAGTAGAAGATGGTTTTCAATACGGTGCAGGATTTGAGTACTTCTTTTCAACAAACAATTCGGTTGAGGTAAAATATCTAAGGGCAGATACCAAAATACCCTTTTATGGTCCTGCTGGAAATCAGCTTAATGCAGGTGATGACAAAGGTGCTTTTAATTATGTTTTAGCTGATTATACGCATTATTTTGATACAGGATCAAATCTGCTTCCTTATTTAGGTGCAGGTGCGGGTGTCGGAATTGTTGAAACACCTCAAAGTGGTAGTGGAACTTATTTTGCCTGGGATGTAAAAGGCGGAGTTAAAATCAAAACCGCTTCATTAGTTTCTGTAAATATAAATGCTTACCTCGAATCGATGTCGGCTGCGGTTGGAAACAGTTATTATTGGACATCTTTTGGGCCGGTTGGAGTAGAAGATTATGTGTCAACTTTTCAGTTTGGTTTAGGAGCTGTTTTGAGCTTTAATTTTAAGAATTAG
- the aspA gene encoding aspartate ammonia-lyase, translated as MEPTRKEHDFLGELEIPNHLYYGIQTFRAVENFNITGIPISKEPLFIKALGYVKKAAALANKDCNAIDPKLAEAICYGSDQVIAGKFDQEFVSDLIQGGAGTSVNMNANEVIANIGLEYLGHKKGEYNFLHPNNHVNCSQSTNDAYPSAFRIALYLKMESFIKTFAGLEVAFAKKGEEFKEVLKMGRTQLQDAVPMTLGQEFKAYATTIGEDIQRLKNAQELLLEINMGATAIGTKVNAPEGYPELCVKYLAEEVGIPLTLSPDLIEATVDTGAYVQIMGTLKRSAVKISKICNDLRLLSSGPRTGFNEINLPPRQPGSSIMPGKVNPVIPEVVNQTCFYVIGQDLTVTMAAEAGQLQLNVMEPVIAFAMFTSLDYLSNAIQTLIDKCINGITANVDHCYNMVMNSIGIVTQLNPIIGYEESASIAGEALKTNKSVHQIAVVERKLITQEKWDEIYSLENLIHPKFITK; from the coding sequence ATGGAACCAACAAGAAAGGAGCATGATTTTTTAGGAGAACTAGAAATTCCCAATCATCTGTACTACGGAATCCAAACTTTTAGAGCGGTAGAAAATTTCAACATTACCGGAATTCCCATTTCAAAAGAACCTTTGTTTATTAAGGCTTTAGGTTATGTGAAAAAAGCGGCTGCTCTAGCCAATAAAGATTGCAATGCGATTGATCCAAAATTGGCAGAAGCCATTTGTTACGGAAGCGATCAGGTAATTGCAGGTAAATTTGATCAGGAATTTGTAAGCGATTTGATTCAAGGCGGCGCAGGGACTTCTGTAAACATGAATGCCAATGAAGTTATTGCCAATATCGGACTGGAATATTTAGGTCATAAAAAAGGAGAATACAATTTTCTTCATCCTAATAATCATGTAAACTGTTCTCAGTCTACAAACGATGCTTATCCATCGGCATTTAGAATTGCTTTGTATTTAAAAATGGAAAGCTTTATTAAAACTTTTGCAGGCTTAGAAGTAGCTTTTGCTAAAAAAGGCGAGGAGTTTAAGGAAGTTTTAAAAATGGGAAGAACGCAATTGCAAGATGCAGTTCCTATGACTTTAGGACAGGAATTTAAAGCGTATGCCACAACAATTGGCGAAGATATTCAGCGTTTAAAAAATGCTCAGGAATTATTGCTGGAAATTAACATGGGCGCAACTGCAATTGGGACCAAAGTAAATGCTCCTGAAGGTTATCCCGAACTTTGTGTAAAATATCTGGCTGAAGAAGTTGGAATTCCGTTAACGCTTTCTCCAGATTTAATTGAAGCAACAGTCGACACTGGGGCTTACGTACAGATTATGGGAACTTTAAAACGTTCTGCGGTTAAAATTTCGAAAATTTGTAACGATTTACGATTGTTAAGTTCTGGACCAAGAACCGGATTTAATGAAATTAACCTTCCACCACGTCAGCCAGGTTCATCTATTATGCCGGGTAAAGTAAATCCAGTAATTCCAGAAGTCGTAAATCAAACCTGTTTTTATGTAATAGGTCAGGATTTAACGGTAACAATGGCGGCGGAAGCAGGACAATTGCAATTAAATGTAATGGAGCCGGTTATTGCTTTTGCCATGTTCACTTCATTGGACTATCTTTCAAATGCCATTCAAACTTTAATTGATAAGTGCATCAACGGTATTACAGCAAATGTTGATCATTGTTACAATATGGTTATGAATAGTATTGGAATCGTAACCCAATTAAATCCAATTATTGGTTATGAAGAAAGTGCCAGCATAGCCGGAGAAGCTTTAAAAACAAACAAAAGTGTACATCAAATTGCGGTGGTTGAAAGAAAACTGATTACTCAGGAAAAATGGGATGAAATATATTCTTTAGAAAATTTGATCCATCCTAAATTTATTACAAAATAA
- a CDS encoding pentapeptide repeat-containing protein, whose amino-acid sequence MKKQHEYFLDKEYNSIIYAKEDLNFKDFEGCVFNRCNFSACTFLAVTFIDCVFNDCIFNEAKINYVAFRTAAFNRCEIKDVNFAMCDKLIFEIGFNDCILDFSKFYTLKLKGTIFTNCSIIAVDFMAADLTGVIFDNCDLYRSEFSKAIANKANFKTSYNYTIDPSKTKLKKAVFSLNEVKGLLFKYDVIVK is encoded by the coding sequence TTGAAGAAACAGCACGAATATTTTCTTGATAAAGAATACAATAGCATTATTTACGCAAAAGAAGATCTGAATTTTAAAGATTTTGAAGGCTGCGTTTTTAATCGTTGCAATTTCTCTGCGTGTACTTTTCTGGCGGTTACTTTTATTGATTGTGTTTTTAATGATTGTATTTTCAACGAAGCCAAAATTAATTACGTTGCTTTTAGAACTGCAGCTTTTAACCGATGCGAAATTAAAGACGTTAATTTTGCCATGTGCGATAAATTGATTTTTGAAATTGGTTTTAACGATTGTATTCTGGATTTTTCGAAGTTTTATACTTTAAAACTAAAAGGAACAATCTTTACCAATTGCAGTATTATTGCAGTCGATTTCATGGCTGCCGATCTTACAGGCGTCATATTCGACAATTGCGATTTGTACCGCTCCGAATTCTCGAAAGCCATTGCCAACAAAGCCAATTTTAAAACGAGTTATAATTATACTATTGATCCATCAAAAACTAAATTGAAGAAAGCCGTTTTTTCTTTGAATGAAGTGAAAGGATTGTTATTTAAGTATGATGTAATTGTAAAATAG
- a CDS encoding GNAT family N-acetyltransferase, giving the protein MIQITEAALKDIAKIQEIAHITWPITYGEILTKEQLEYMLDLIYSDETLSKQIQNKEQLFYLISDVDSVIGFIGIEHNYKNEAITKIHKIYLLPETQGKGFGKMVFDEIGKMALENNSATLLLNVNRFNTALNFYKKLGFEIKETVDIEIGNGYLMEDYVMGKQI; this is encoded by the coding sequence ATGATTCAAATTACCGAAGCAGCTCTTAAAGATATTGCCAAAATTCAAGAGATTGCACATATAACATGGCCCATTACGTACGGAGAAATCCTAACGAAAGAACAATTGGAGTATATGTTAGATTTAATTTATTCTGATGAAACACTTTCGAAGCAGATTCAGAATAAAGAGCAGTTGTTTTATTTAATCTCAGATGTTGATTCCGTAATTGGTTTTATCGGGATTGAGCACAATTATAAAAATGAAGCGATAACTAAAATTCATAAAATCTATCTTCTGCCAGAAACACAAGGGAAGGGTTTCGGTAAAATGGTTTTTGATGAAATCGGTAAAATGGCTTTAGAAAACAATTCTGCAACGCTTTTACTAAACGTGAATCGCTTCAATACCGCTTTGAACTTCTATAAAAAATTAGGTTTCGAAATTAAAGAAACAGTTGATATAGAAATTGGAAACGGTTATTTGATGGAGGATTATGTGATGGGGAAGCAGATTTAA
- a CDS encoding GMP reductase, translated as MRIEMDLKLGFKDVMFRPKRSTLKSRSEVSLEQNFKFLHSTASWTGIPIMAANMDTVGTFEMAKVLAGEKLFTAIHKHYTLEEWNNFLKDVNPDFYNYIAVSTGTGKEDSEKIGQIITANPKLKFICIDVANGYSEHFVQFLQQTRKQYPDKIIIAGNVVTGEMTEELLLAGADIVKVGIGPGSVCTTRVKTGVGYPQLSAIIECADAAHGLGGHIISDGGCTTPGDVAKAFGAAADFVMLGGMLAGHSESGGELIEVNGEKFKQFYGMSSKTAMDKHAGGVAEYRASEGKTVQVPFKGDVIHTVLDILGGIRSTCTYVGASRLKELTKRTTFIRVSEQENQVFTK; from the coding sequence ATGAGAATTGAAATGGATTTAAAATTAGGATTTAAAGATGTAATGTTTAGACCTAAAAGATCAACACTTAAAAGCAGGTCGGAAGTGTCCTTAGAACAGAATTTCAAATTTTTGCACAGCACTGCAAGTTGGACAGGAATTCCGATTATGGCAGCCAATATGGATACTGTAGGAACTTTTGAAATGGCTAAGGTTTTGGCAGGAGAAAAGCTTTTTACAGCGATTCATAAACATTACACTTTAGAAGAATGGAACAATTTCCTTAAAGATGTTAATCCAGATTTCTATAATTATATTGCAGTAAGTACTGGAACCGGAAAAGAAGATTCTGAAAAAATCGGACAGATTATTACAGCAAATCCAAAACTGAAATTTATTTGTATTGATGTAGCAAACGGCTATTCAGAACATTTTGTGCAGTTTTTACAGCAAACCCGAAAACAATATCCAGATAAAATTATCATTGCCGGAAATGTTGTGACAGGAGAAATGACAGAAGAACTTTTATTAGCTGGCGCTGATATCGTAAAAGTCGGAATTGGACCAGGTTCTGTTTGTACAACGCGTGTAAAAACAGGTGTAGGTTATCCGCAGCTTTCTGCTATTATAGAATGTGCCGATGCCGCCCACGGATTAGGCGGTCACATCATAAGCGACGGTGGCTGTACAACTCCTGGCGATGTTGCCAAAGCTTTTGGCGCTGCTGCCGATTTTGTAATGTTAGGTGGAATGCTGGCAGGACATAGCGAAAGCGGAGGAGAACTGATTGAAGTAAATGGAGAAAAATTCAAACAATTTTACGGAATGAGTTCGAAAACTGCTATGGACAAACACGCTGGCGGCGTTGCTGAATACAGAGCAAGCGAAGGAAAAACAGTTCAAGTTCCGTTTAAAGGAGACGTCATTCATACTGTTTTGGATATTTTAGGCGGAATAAGAAGCACTTGTACGTATGTTGGAGCTTCAAGATTAAAAGAATTAACTAAACGAACCACTTTCATCCGCGTAAGCGAACAAGAAAATCAAGTTTTTACAAAATAA
- the miaE gene encoding tRNA-(ms[2]io[6]A)-hydroxylase, which produces MGVLRLQLPTDPRWVNIVEKNIEEILTDHAWCEQKAATNAITIITNNSEHQDLVKDLLALAKEEIDHFEQVHNIIIKRGLKLGRERKDDYVNELYQYMKRSGDGSRVSGLVERLLFSAMIEARSCERFKVLSENIKDEELALFYRELMESEAGHYTTFITYARKYGTGIDVEKRWREWLTFEESIITNYGKGETIHG; this is translated from the coding sequence ATGGGCGTATTAAGATTACAATTGCCAACCGACCCAAGATGGGTAAATATCGTTGAGAAAAACATCGAAGAAATCTTGACAGATCACGCTTGGTGCGAGCAAAAAGCAGCAACAAACGCAATTACAATTATTACCAATAACTCTGAACATCAGGATTTGGTAAAAGATTTATTGGCTCTCGCCAAAGAAGAAATCGATCATTTTGAGCAAGTTCACAATATCATTATCAAAAGAGGATTGAAACTAGGACGCGAACGTAAAGACGATTACGTAAACGAACTATACCAATACATGAAAAGAAGCGGAGACGGAAGCCGTGTTTCTGGTCTGGTTGAACGATTGCTTTTTTCTGCAATGATTGAAGCCAGAAGTTGTGAACGTTTCAAAGTACTTTCTGAAAATATTAAAGACGAAGAATTAGCACTTTTCTACAGAGAATTAATGGAAAGCGAAGCAGGGCATTATACTACCTTCATTACGTACGCACGTAAATACGGAACAGGAATCGACGTTGAAAAACGCTGGAGAGAATGGCTGACTTTTGAAGAATCGATTATTACTAATTACGGAAAAGGTGAGACGATTCACGGGTAG